Genomic segment of Myxococcus stipitatus:
TCCTCGTCGAAGAGGACAAGAAGCTCAAGCTGGGTCCTCAGGCGACGGACGTGGAGGCTCGGGGGAACCTCACCGACAGCATCCGCGAATACATCCTGCGCTGAGTCGCCGCGCGGAAGACCGAGGGCCGCGCCGCGCCAACGACGGTGCGGCCCGTCGGAGCGACATGGGAGGATGGGGCATGCTCACCCGCTCCCATCTCGCCGCCCTCGCGCTGTGTGGCGCTCCCCTCCTCGCCTGCAAGTCCGGTCCACCCGAGCGCGAGACACCCTCACGCACCTGCGGCGACTCCATCCATGACCTCGGCTGGCTCTCCGGGAGCTGGCTCCAGGCGACGGTCCCCAACACGCTCGAGGAGCACTGGACGCACGCGGACGGCGGGACGCTGCTGGGCGTGAGCCGCGCCGTCGTCCGGGGGAAGACGGTGTTCTTCGAGTACATGCGCATCGAGACGCGCGAGGACGGGCTCTACTACGTCGCCCAGCCCATGGGTCGCCCGGGGACGGACTTCAAGCTGGTGCGCTGCAACAGCAGCGGCGTGCTGTTCGAGAACCTCCAGAACGAGCACCCCAAGCACATCCGCTACGAGCGCCTCTCCCCCACGCACCTCACCGCGCGCATCGAGGGCGAGAAGGACGGCAAGCCCGTGGCGCAGGACTTCCACTTCACCCGGATGTAGCCGAGGTCCTCCTCGCGACGCGACTCACGGGGCCGTGCGGAAGACGACCCGGACTTCGCTGCCCAGCGGGTTGCCCTCGAAGTCCGTGAGCACGTCGCGCAGCACCAGCGTGTACTGCGTGTCGGGGCGCAGCGGTGAGCCCTCGGAAGCGACGGCCTCGACGGTGTACGGGACGTCCCCTCGCTCCACGTTCGCATCCAGCTCCGGCACCTCGGGAGCGGTCAGCGTCAGCGGCACCTCGTCGCGTCCGGTGAACACGGCGATGCCTGGACGCAGGCTCCGCACGTCCATCGCCTCGGAGAACGTGATGCGCATCGTCGCACCCGCCGCGAGGACTCCGCCCGAGCCGGGCTCGGTGGAGACGACCCTCGGGCGCACCGAGTCGCGCTCGGGGTAGATGGGGTCTCCCGGCTCCAGGCATCCCGAGAGGCACGTCGCGGCCAGCGCCGCGAGTCCGAGCAGTCCAGACGCGCGCATCACCGGCACCCCTTCTGCGCCAGGCTCTCCGTCGAGTGGCACTTGAGGCAGGCGCGATCATTCGCCGACGCCAGCTTCTTGCACGACTGCGCGAAGCCCGCGGGGTGCGGATTGATCTGCCGCCGCGAGGACAGCTCGGAGTGGCAGCTCATGCAGGACTCCTCGCGGTGGCAGGAGATGCAGCTCGTCAAGTCACGCGAGGCCGCGATGCCGTGGTGCTGCGGCCCAGGCAGCTCCACCCAGGAGCGGTAGTCCGGGTGCACCTTCACGTTGCGGGAGCGCAGCGACTTGTCCGCGTCCATCCCCACGCCGGAGCGCTCGTGGCACGCGACGCAGAAGGACTGCGCGCGGTGGCAGCTCTCGCAGCGCGGGGAGTTCGTCCGCGCCTGCACCGGGTGCAGCGTGATGTAGTCGTTCGGGTGGATGGACAACGGCTTCTGCATGCCGTCGTGGCACGTCTGGCAGGAGGTCTCGCTGTGGCACTGCAGACACGTCATCCGGTCCGTCGATGCGCGGCTGCCGTGGTTGAACTCGAAGCGCGGCCCGTGGTCCATGCCCAGCGGGTTGCCCTGCATGGGCCGAAGGAGTCCTGAGTCGAAGGCCAGCCGCAGCCGGCCCGAGGGCTCGGTGGGATGGCATGTCGCGCACGTGTTGGAGGCCGCGCTGCCGTCGTGGCACTTGAAGCACGTGGCCATCTTCGGCAGCTGGTTGCGCGTGGCGAGCTTCACGTCCTTCATCTCGCCGTGGCACACCGAGCACTCCACCTTCTTGTCCACGTGCACCTGGTGGCTGAAGTGCAGGTTCGCCGCGGGCATCGACAGCTTCGCGGGCTCCTTGCGCACCGTGGCGTCGAAGCCTGGGTGACAGGTGTTGCAGCTCGACGGCGGGTCCGTGGGCTTGCCCTTCCGCCCCTCCTCGATGTCGTGGCACGTGCCGCACTCCTCGTGGCCGGGGAGGTTGCGGTCCTTGGGGGACGTGCTGGCGCGGGCGGCGTCGTGGCACGTCGCGCACTCGGCACCCGCTTCCAGGTGCTGGGCATGGTCGAAGCGCAGCGGCACATGCTGCGGCGGGTAGACGGCGAGGCTGCGCTCGCGGGCCGTGGCGGCCCAGGCAACCCCCGCGCCCACCAGCGTCGCGAGCGCGGCCAGGGCGAGCAGCACGTGTCGGTTCTGGTGGTGAAGCATCTACAAGCTCGCCTTCAGGTCGAAGAGGAGGAAGCCCTTCGTGTCCGAATCAGAGAAGGGATTGACGTTCTGCTCCACCACCAGCGAGAGCCGGGCCGCGCGCGTCAGCGCACGGCTGGCCCAGACCTGGGCGCCATAGAAGTTGCCACCCAGTCGCGCGTTGAAGCTGTCGAAGATGCGCGCGAAGGAGACTCGCGCGTCCAGGGTGATGCGCTCCCGGTCGAAGCTGTAGCCCCCGGTGAGGTCCGCCCAGAGCTGGTCCCCGCCGTAGCCCGTCCGGTACGTCACATCCAACGCCGAACGGAACGCCCCCGAGCGCCACGCAGTGCCCGCCGCGCCGCCCACACTCGTGGACTCCGGCGCGCCCTCCGCGTCGACGTAGGCCGCGAGGGACAGGTCCGGGTTGACGTTCTCGTTATACTTGCTGCCCAGGCCCTGCACGTAGAAGCGCAGCGGGCCCGGGGTGAAGACATCCACGCGCAGCCGCGCCTCATCCCGAGGCGCCCACGCGAAGTAGTACCAGATGGAGTCCGCGGACAGCACGGGCGACAGCCGCAGCGCCTCGGCCGTCACCGCGAAGCGCGTGTCATCCCAGCGCAGCTGCGTGCGGACCTGCGCGACGTCGCCCTTCAGCACGTCGTAGTCCACGCCCGCCAGGACGTTGAGCCCCAGCCCACGGCCGTAGCGCGCCTCCACCGTGGCGCGCTCGATGTCCGTCTTCCCGTCGACCATCGACTTGCGGTAGCCGGCCGACGCGTTGAAGCCCTTCACGTCCTCCAGGAGCAGCTTCGCGCCGAAGACGGGCTGCAAATCCGCCTTCGTCCCCTCCTGGCCCGAGTCGAGGCTTCGGACTCCGCTCTCCCGCGTCCCATCCGGCTGGTACACGGACGACCCGAGGAAGCCCGCGCCCGTCACCCACAGGCCGCCGTACACCTCCGCGCCAAGGCCGAGCTTCGTCACATAGCGCGCGCGCAGCCCGTCGAACGCGAGGATGTCCGAGACGTCCGCGTAGATCTGCCGTCCCAGGCGTCCCTCGAAGCCACCGGCCGCGTAGCGCACGTAGGCGTGCAGCAGCTCCGCGTCCTCGGACTTCAAGCCGTCGATGCGCTCGGCTTCGCCCTTGGGCAGACCGAAGTCCGCCCAGATGCGCATGTTGGACTCGAAGCCCAGGTCCTGGCCGGTCGCGAGCTCGAAGGCGTTGAGGCCCAGGTACTGGACGATTCGCCGCCGGGGAAGCAACACCGGCTCATCCGCCGAGCTGCCACGCCACGAACGAATCTGGTACGCCTGCGCCTCGGTCCGCGCCTCGATCTGGAACGCCGACGCATGCGCCGTCGCCGCACCCAACCCGAGCCCCAGTGCACAGCACAGTCCCAAGGGCTGAGGGGATTTCCACCGCGTCCGCTGCACCGTTCGAGCGAGGTTGTAGGACGTCAAGGTGTGGACAGTATAGAGACATGAAGTCCGGGCAGTTCAGCTTTTCGGAAGAAGGAGACGACAAATTGGAAGATTCAGTGCCGACAGGGCCCTCCGCGCCGCCTCCTCCGGAGCCCCGGAGTCCACGCGGACTCGCGCTGGGCGGAGCCGCCCTGGCGCTGGTGCTGTTCATCCTCGTCGGGGGCTCGGTCCAGTTCCTCAACGCGGCCTTCGGCATCTGGTTCACTGAAATCTTCATCTTCATGGCCCTGGCGTGGTTGCTGCCACGCGTGGGCGGGTGGAAGCCCGCGCGCTACACCGGCTTCACCCCCGTGCCCCTGGCGAGCACCGGCTTCGGCTTCCTGCTGGGCGTGGCCAACTTCTTCGCCCTCGTGGTCCCCATCCAGTTCGTCGCGCAGAAGCTCGCGCCGGAGTGGCTGAAGGAGATGGTCGATGGGGCCCGCCTCTTCGAGCAACAGACGCCCCTGGAGCTGGCCATCATCCTCACGGGAGTGACGGTCGCCGCCCCCATCTGCGAGGAGCTGTTCTTCCGAGGCATCTTCCAGAAGGGCATCACCCCTGCCCCGCCCGCGTCCCCCACCCGGGCGCTGGTGGTGTCCGCGGTGGTGTTCAGCGCCTTCCATCTGGACCCGGTGGGCTTCACCGCGCGTGTGGAGCTGGGCCTGCTGTTCGGCTGGCTCTACCTGCGCACCGGCTCGCTGTGGCCCGGCATCGGCGCGCACGCGGCCAACAACCTGGTGTCCTCCATGCTGTTCCTCGCCGCCAAGGCCGTCGGCTCCGAGGCGGATGACGCGGACACCAGCATCCAGGCCGTGGCGGGGCTGGCGGGGCTCGGGTGGTTGGGCTTGATGGGGCTGCTCACCTTCGCGCGTCGCCGGCCCGCGGTGTGGGGTCCGGGGCCCGTCGACGGGGACGAGGCGGCCCGGGAGACCCGGCCCGTGCCCTCGCTCGCGACGCTGCTGCTTCCCTGGGTGACCGTGGCGACACTCTCCCTGGTCCTGCTGGTCGTCGTGGACCGCCGAGGCCTCGCGCTCAAGTTCTATGACGCAGCCAACCCGCTGGCGCCGCTCAAGAAGGACGCGGCCCCGGGGCTGCAAGCGGAGCGAAAGGCACTCGACGCACTTCGAGACGAGGCCCGGCGCGGCGACGTCCCCCTGGAGGCCTACCAGGAGGAGCGACTGCGGCAGGTCCGCGAACACACGCGAGCGGACCCTCGACCTGGCCCGTGAGGGCACCGCGCCGCACTCACACGAAGCGGTACGAGCTCACGTGGAAGACAGGGCCCACCATCGCGGTGGTGAGCATGTCGGTGTCCACACGTCCCTCGGCCTCGATGCGCTGGCCGTCCTTCTTGATCTTCCGGTCGCCGCCCGCGAGCTGGTACGTCTTGCCGTCGTCCCCTTCCAGCACCCAGACGCCCGTCTCGACGTCCCGGAAGACCACGCGCCCGGAGAGCTTCACGGCGCGACCTCGTCCTTCTTGAGCATGGCGCGAGCCACGACGAGGCAGATGACGGTGTTGATGCCCAGCCACGGCTTCGCGAGGAACGCGAACGGCATCCACGACAGCGCGGGAGCCCCCGCCCAGGCCGAGTACGCCAGGAAGCCCGCGAAGCCCAGCGCCAGGCCCCCCACCGCGGGCCTCAGGCCCTTCCAGCCGATGGCCGGCAGCGACACGATGATGGGGATGAGCGCGCTGTAGAACAGCGGGTTCACCGCGCCCCGCCCGAAGATGATGCGCTCCCAATCCGGGATGGGCAGGGAGATCATCTGCGTCACCTGCCCCGCGACCCCCTCCGTGCCCGCGAACCACACGCGGACGAAGTACACGCCCACCGTGGACAGGACCAGCGGCACGAGGAAGGCCGGGCGCAGGAGCGCGTTGAGGTAGCCGGGCCGCTCACGGCCGCGCAGCGTCAGGAGCACGAAGGCCAGCAGGCCCAGCGCCCAGTACAAGGGCGACCAGCGCGACGTGCCTCCCCCCAGCGACGCGAGCGAGGCCTCCGCGTTGAGCAGACCGTGTCCGTACTGCTCGGTCCACGCCTGGTCCGCCACCTTCGCGGCGCCGGCGTAGAGCGCCTTCTCCACCTCATCCGGCCCCTTCGCGCCCGCGCCGTACAGCATCGCGGCGACGGCAGCCACGTGCGGCGTGGCCATGCTGGTGCCCTGGTACGAGGCGTAGACGGCGCGCGAGGGGTCTCTCGGGTCGATGGTGTTCTGGAGGATGCCGCCCTCGTCGCCCCGGCGCTTGTCCCCCCCCGGCGCGGCGATATCGAGCTCCTTGCCGTAGGACGAGTACGGCGCCAGCGAGCCGTCCGGCCCCACCGCCGACACCGCCACCGCGCCCGGATAGGCCGCGGGGAACTCCACCTGCGCCCGTCCGCCGTTGCCCGCCGCGGCCACCACGGTGACGCCCTTCTTGCGCGCGTACTCCACCGCGCTGGCCATCACCTGCGAGTAGCCCCCACCGCCCAGCGACATGTTGATGACGTTGGCGCCCTTGTCCGCCGCGAAGCGGATGGCGTCCGCGATGTCCGCCGTGTTCCCACCGCCGAAGTGGTTGAGGACCTTCACCGGCATCAGCGTCGCCTCGAAGGCCACACCCGCCACACCCTCGCCGTTGTTGGTGGCCTGGGCGATGGTGCCCGCCACGTGCGTGCCGTGCCCGTGGTCGTCGTTGGCGTGCTCGTCGTCGTTCACGAAGTCGTAGCCCGGAACGAACTTCACGCCTTGCAGGTCGGGCACCTGCTTGAAGTCCTCGTGGTCCTCGTAGGCGATGCCCGTATCCAGCACCGCCACCACCACGCCCTTGCCCCGGCCGCGCTCCCAGGCCTTGGGCATGTCGATCATCCGCAGGTTCCACTGCCGCGTGTAGCTCGGATCATTCGGTGTGAAGCTGGCGCGGACCTCCATGAGCGGCTCGGCGGACTCGACGCTGGGGTGCTGGCGAATCTTCGCGAGCACGCCCTCCACGTCGTCCACGCCCACCGCGACGGTGAGGGCCTCGTCGGCGCTCTCCACGGAGTTGAGCTCCAGGTCCACCCCCCAGTCCGCCTCCCACGCATCGAACTGCGCCTGCGTGGTGCCGTCCTTGAAGTCCACGACGATGGCGTGGGGAACCGCGTCCACAGCCTCCAACGAGGCGGGCGGCGGTGAGGCGGCGGCTTCGCTTTCGGCGGACTTGCACGCGGGGCCCGCCGTCACGGCCAGGGCCAACGCGGCTCCACCCAGGGTCCATCGCACCATCCGCATCGGGCTACTCCTTGAAGAACGAGGCACGCTTCCGGAAGACCCTACGAACGAACGAGGAAACGATTGGGTCTGCCCACACAGTCTGTACGTCCCGTCTCCCGGCGTGCAAGGGCGGGAAGATGGAGAAATGTGAAGAAGTCCGCTGGGTTGCACGGCATCGGTCAACCGCCGGAGAGCCGCTGGAGCCAGTGGGAGACCACCCGCCCCACCTGGGGCAGGTTGCGCTGGAACGTCACTCCGGCGTC
This window contains:
- a CDS encoding DUF5818 domain-containing protein, giving the protein MKLSGRVVFRDVETGVWVLEGDDGKTYQLAGGDRKIKKDGQRIEAEGRVDTDMLTTAMVGPVFHVSSYRFV
- a CDS encoding DUF6265 family protein; its protein translation is MLTRSHLAALALCGAPLLACKSGPPERETPSRTCGDSIHDLGWLSGSWLQATVPNTLEEHWTHADGGTLLGVSRAVVRGKTVFFEYMRIETREDGLYYVAQPMGRPGTDFKLVRCNSSGVLFENLQNEHPKHIRYERLSPTHLTARIEGEKDGKPVAQDFHFTRM
- a CDS encoding Ig-like domain-containing protein translates to MRASGLLGLAALAATCLSGCLEPGDPIYPERDSVRPRVVSTEPGSGGVLAAGATMRITFSEAMDVRSLRPGIAVFTGRDEVPLTLTAPEVPELDANVERGDVPYTVEAVASEGSPLRPDTQYTLVLRDVLTDFEGNPLGSEVRVVFRTAP
- a CDS encoding S8 family serine peptidase, coding for MRMVRWTLGGAALALAVTAGPACKSAESEAAASPPPASLEAVDAVPHAIVVDFKDGTTQAQFDAWEADWGVDLELNSVESADEALTVAVGVDDVEGVLAKIRQHPSVESAEPLMEVRASFTPNDPSYTRQWNLRMIDMPKAWERGRGKGVVVAVLDTGIAYEDHEDFKQVPDLQGVKFVPGYDFVNDDEHANDDHGHGTHVAGTIAQATNNGEGVAGVAFEATLMPVKVLNHFGGGNTADIADAIRFAADKGANVINMSLGGGGYSQVMASAVEYARKKGVTVVAAAGNGGRAQVEFPAAYPGAVAVSAVGPDGSLAPYSSYGKELDIAAPGGDKRRGDEGGILQNTIDPRDPSRAVYASYQGTSMATPHVAAVAAMLYGAGAKGPDEVEKALYAGAAKVADQAWTEQYGHGLLNAEASLASLGGGTSRWSPLYWALGLLAFVLLTLRGRERPGYLNALLRPAFLVPLVLSTVGVYFVRVWFAGTEGVAGQVTQMISLPIPDWERIIFGRGAVNPLFYSALIPIIVSLPAIGWKGLRPAVGGLALGFAGFLAYSAWAGAPALSWMPFAFLAKPWLGINTVICLVVARAMLKKDEVAP
- a CDS encoding cytochrome c3 family protein, with the translated sequence MLHHQNRHVLLALAALATLVGAGVAWAATARERSLAVYPPQHVPLRFDHAQHLEAGAECATCHDAARASTSPKDRNLPGHEECGTCHDIEEGRKGKPTDPPSSCNTCHPGFDATVRKEPAKLSMPAANLHFSHQVHVDKKVECSVCHGEMKDVKLATRNQLPKMATCFKCHDGSAASNTCATCHPTEPSGRLRLAFDSGLLRPMQGNPLGMDHGPRFEFNHGSRASTDRMTCLQCHSETSCQTCHDGMQKPLSIHPNDYITLHPVQARTNSPRCESCHRAQSFCVACHERSGVGMDADKSLRSRNVKVHPDYRSWVELPGPQHHGIAASRDLTSCISCHREESCMSCHSELSSRRQINPHPAGFAQSCKKLASANDRACLKCHSTESLAQKGCR
- a CDS encoding type II CAAX endopeptidase family protein: MEDSVPTGPSAPPPPEPRSPRGLALGGAALALVLFILVGGSVQFLNAAFGIWFTEIFIFMALAWLLPRVGGWKPARYTGFTPVPLASTGFGFLLGVANFFALVVPIQFVAQKLAPEWLKEMVDGARLFEQQTPLELAIILTGVTVAAPICEELFFRGIFQKGITPAPPASPTRALVVSAVVFSAFHLDPVGFTARVELGLLFGWLYLRTGSLWPGIGAHAANNLVSSMLFLAAKAVGSEADDADTSIQAVAGLAGLGWLGLMGLLTFARRRPAVWGPGPVDGDEAARETRPVPSLATLLLPWVTVATLSLVLLVVVDRRGLALKFYDAANPLAPLKKDAAPGLQAERKALDALRDEARRGDVPLEAYQEERLRQVREHTRADPRPGP